The Acomys russatus chromosome 1, mAcoRus1.1, whole genome shotgun sequence genome has a window encoding:
- the Papln gene encoding papilin, producing the protein MPSFLLLLLLLLLASTPGSWVGEHLQQRLKSQGGEGGEVVSHTTGACLSQARNVRRQSDTWGAWGEWSPCSRTCGGGVSSRERPCYSQRRDGGTSCVGPTRSHRTCHTESCPEGARDFRAEQCSEFDGTDFQGRRYRWLPYYAAPNKCELSCIPKGENFYYKHREAVVDGTPCEPGKRDICVDGICRVVGCDHKLDSIKQEDKCLQCGGDGSTCYPVTGTFDANDLSRGYNQIFIIPAGATSIHVEEAAASRNFLAVKSVHGEYYLNGHWTIESAQALPVANTVLHYERGMEGDLAPERLWARGPTSEPLVIELISQGPNPGVYCEYYRPVDDLDRAFSWSHGSWSDCSAECGGGHQSRLVFCTIDNEAYPDHMCQHLPRPAHRRSCNLHPCPQTKRISFLHRPGAWRHAGGQHVCGNSWKVGPWTSCSVSCGGGFQSRPVYCVSSDGAGGQEAAEEIQCAGLPGKPPSTQACNLQRCAVWRVEPWGECSVTCGAGIRKRSVACRGDGESLVHATACSLKDKPTLTEPCVQEACPMFRGQAWHVSPWSLCSKSCGSGTRRRQVICTIGPPGHCVDLQSSKPAEVEPCNRQPCHLPQEIPSIQDARTLPSDPRMLLGPQVSPASDQRWAAQERTRAQSNPRDPHLSSSGRVPTLQHPPHRPPPRPSPGPRDCRHSPHGCCPDGHTPSLGPQWQGCPLAGASCLQSRYGCCPDGVSVAEGPQQAGCTRSHGSDNTGNRPGSRAVASKVPKIHQPQAHESEPSECHGSQFGCCYDNVASAAGPLGEGCVGQPNYAYPVRCLLPSAQGSCGNWAARWYFVPSVGRCNRFWYGGCHGNANNFASEQECMNSCQEHHGPRRPEAGASGHRVHADGGQRGPGGQQEPDWHRTGATVPRLPSPSGSPWRREQEPGPGDTSHTPARGKWPRGPGPGREVGPPVPPTRSSSYRISLAGSETALVQAAQGQAVQLFCPGNTGPEFQARWQKEGRPISSDRYHLQSDGSLIISPLKPEDAGFYSCHRPGHDPQEIQLRVTGGDMAVLSDVQQRHFPQTRNPNSGQGPWNPGMEAGAGGHRVLSSSHPRPATRLRLDRTQPGVVDASPGQRIRLPCRAEGLPVPTIEWQRDGQLVSSPRHQVQPDGSLVISRVAMEDGGFYSCVAFNGQDRDQRWVQLRVLGELTITGLPPTVTVPEGDTARLLCVVAGESVNIRWSRNGLPVQADGHRVHQSPDGTLLIHNLRPRDEGSYTCSAYRGNQAVSRSTEVKVALPAPAAAQSRDLGRECIDQPELANCALILQAQLCGNDYYSSFCCASCARFQPNAQPAWQQG; encoded by the exons ATGCCGTCGTTccttctgctgctgttgctgctgctgctggcctccACACCAGGGTCTTGG GTGGGGGAGCATCTTCAGCAGAGGCTCAAGTCccaagggggagagggaggtgaggTGGTGAGTCACACAACCGGAGCATGTCTTTCACAGGCTCGAAATGTGAGGCGCCAGAGTGATACCTGGGGTGCCTGGGGCGAATGGAGCCCCTGCAGCCGGACCTGCGGAGGAGGCGTCAGCTCCCGGGAGCGCCCCTGCTACTCCCAGAG GAGAGACGGAGGGACCAGCTGTGTGGGTCCCACGCGCAGCCACCGCACCTGCCACACCGAG AGCTGCCCAGAAGGCGCACGGGATTTCCGGGCCGAGCAGTGCTCAGAGTTTGATGGCACCGACTTCCAGGGCCGGCGCTACCGGTGGCTGCCCTACTACGCAG CCCCGAACAAGTGTGAGCTGAGCTGCATTCCCAAGGGGGAGAATTTCTACTACAAACACAGGGAGGCCGTGGTGGACGGGACACCCTGTGAGCCTGGCAAGCGGGACATCTGTGTGGATGGCATCTGCCGA GTTGTTGGGTGTGATCACAAGCTAGACTCAATCAAGCAGGAGGACAAGTGTCTGCAGTGTGGGGGTGATGGCTCAACCTGCTACCCTGTCACAGGAACCTTTGATGCCAATGATCTCAGCAGAG GCTACAACCAAATCTTCATCATCCCTGCCGGGGCAACCAGCATTCACGTTGAGGAAGCTGCTGCCAGCAGGAACTTCCTGG CCGTCAAGAGCGTCCACGGAGAGTACTACCTCAATGGGCACTGGACCATTGAGTCAGCCCAGGCCCTGCCGGTGGCCAACACAGTCCTACATTACGAACGGGGCATGGAGGGGGATCTAGCCCCTGAGCGGCTCTGGGCACGGGGTCCAACCTCGGAGCCCCTGGTCATCGAG CTCATCAGCCAGGGGCCCAACCCCGGTGTATACTGTGAGTACTACCGGCCAGTGGATGACCTCGACCGAGCCTTCAGCTGGAGCCACGGCTCCTGGAGTGACTGCAGCGCCGAGTGTGGCGGAG GTCACCAGTCTCGCCTGGTATTCTGCACCATTGACAATGAGGCCTACCCGGACCACATGTGCCAACATCTGCCTCGGCCGGCCCACCGGCGCTCCTGCAACCTGCACCCTTGTCCACAGACTAAGCG GATCTCTTTCCTGCACCGGCCTGGAGCGTGGCGCCATGCTGGAGGCCAGCATGTGTGTGGGAACAG CTGGAAGGTAGGACCGTGGACGTCCTGCTCGGTCTCCTGTGGGGGTGGATTCCAGTCTCGCCCTGTCTACTGCGTGTCCTCAGATGGGGCTGGTGGCCAGGAAGCTGCTGAGGAGATCCAGTGCGCTGGTCTCCCGGGGAAGCCCCCTTCCACACAGGCTTGCAACCTGCAGCGCTGTGCAGTCTGGCGCGTGGAGCCCTGGGGAGAG TGTTCGGTGACCTGCGGAGCTGGCATCAGGAAGAGAAGTGTGGCCTGTCGGGGGGATGGGGAGTCTCTGGTCCATGCCACAGCATGCTCCTTGAAGGACAAGCCAACCCTCACAGAGCCCTGTGTACAAGAGGCCTGTCCCATGTTCCGTGGCCAGGCCTGGCATGTCAGCCCGTGGAGTCTA TGCTCTAAAAGCTGTGGTTCAGGTACTCGGAGGCGACAGGTCATCTGTACCATTGGGCCACCTGGTCACTGTGTGGACCTGCAGTCATCCAAGCCAGCTGAGGTGGAACCCTGCAACAGACAGCCCTGTCATCTTCCTCAGG AGATCCCTAGCATACAGGATGCACGGACCCTCCCCTCAGACCCCAGGATGCTTTTAGGCCCTCAAGTGTCTCCAGCCTCAG ACCAGCGGTGGGCTGCCCAGGAGAGAACCAGGGCCCAGAGTAACCCCAGAGACCCCCACCTGTCATCCTCAGGCCGGGTCCCCACTCTGCAGCATCCTCCACACCGGCCACCCCCAAGGCCTAGCCCAGGGCCCCGTGACTGCCGACACAGCCCCCACGGGTGCTGCCCTGATGGCCACACACCATCTCTTGGGCCACAGTGGCAAGGCTGTCCCCTGGCTGGGGCCTCGTGTCTTCAGAGCAG GTACGGATGCTGCCCTGATGGCGTGTCTGTAGCTGAGGGGCCCCAGCAGGCTGGCTGCACCAGGTCTCATGGCAGTGACAATACTGGGAACAGGCCAGGGTCCAGGGCAGTGGCTTCCAAG GTCCCCAAGATCCACCAACCCCAGGCCCATGAGAGCGAGCCCAGTGAGTGTCATGGCTCCCAGTTTGGTTGTTGCTATGACAATGTGGCTTCTGCAGCTGGTCCCCTGGGGGAAGGCTGTGTGGGCCAGCCCAACTATG CCTACCCGGTGCGGTGTCTGCTGCCCAGTGCTCAAGGGTCGTGTGGAAACTGGGCTGCCCGTTGGTACTTTGTGCCATCAGTGGGCAGGTGTAACCGCTTTTGGTATGGCGGCTGCCACGGCAACGCCAACAACTTTGCATCGGAGCAGGAGTGCATGAACAGCTGCCAGGAGCACCACGGGCCCCGGCGTCCCGAGGCAGGGGCCTCTGGTCATCGTGTCCACGCGGATGGTGGCCAACGTGGTCCTGGGGGCCAGCAGGAACCTGACTGGCACAGGACAGGAGCCACAGTCCCGAGACTGCCCTCGCCTTCTGGAAGCCCTTGGCGAAGAGAGCAAGAGCCTGGGCCAGGGGACACCTCCCACACCCCAGCCCGTGGAAAATGGCCCAGAGGTCCCGGACCGGGTAGAGAAGTTGGACCTCCAGTGCCACCCACACGTAGCTCATCTTACAG GATCAGCTTGGCAGGCTCGGAGACTGCCCTGGTACAAGCAGCCCAGGGGCAGGCAGTACAGCTTTTTTGTCCTGGCAACACCGGCCCAGAATTCCAGGCCAGATGGCAGAAAGAAGGCCGGCCCATTTCGTCTGACAG GTACCACCTACAGTCAGATGGCTCCCTCATCATCAGCCCCTTGAAGCCAGAGGATGCTGGCTTCTACAGCTGTCACAGGCCAGGCCATGACCCCCAGGAGATCCAGCTTCGAGTCacag GAGGCGACATGGCAGTGTTGTCTGATGTCCAGCAGAGGCATTTCCCTCAAACCAGGAACCCAAACTCTGGCCAGGGTCCCTGGAATCCTGGCatggaagcaggagctggaggccaCAGGGTTCTCTCATCCTCACACCCTAGGCCGGCCACCAG GCTGCGTCTGGACCGGACACAGCCCGGGGTGGTGGATGCCAGTCCTGGCCAGCGGATCCGGCTGCCCTGCCGTGCTGAAGGTTTGCCAGTCCCTACCATCGAGTGGCAAAGAGATGGGCAGCTGGTCTCTTCTCCCAG GCACCAGGTGCAGCCTGATGGCTCTCTGGTCATCAGCAGAGTGGCCATGGAAGATGGTGGCTTCTACAGCTGTGTTGCTTTTAATGGGCAGGACCGAGACCAGCGCTGGGTCCAGCTCAGAGTTCTGG GGGAGCTGACAATCACAGGCCTGCCTCCTACTGTGACGGTGCCAGAGGGTGACACGGCCAGGCTTCTGtgtgtggtggctggagagagTGTGAACATTAGGTGGTCCAG GAATGGACTGCCTGTACAGGCTGACGGCCACCGTGTGCACCAGTCCCCAGATGGCACACTGTTGATCCACAACTTGCGGCCCAGGGACGAGGGCTCTTACACATGCAGTGCCTACCGAGGGAACCAGGCTGTGAGCCGCAGCACGGAGGTGAAGGTGGCCCTGCCAG